CGATCGACCAACGCCCCGATTGGACGCAGGCGCTAGAGAATCGCGACCTCGCCGCCGCGCGAGCCAAGATGCTCGAATTGAAAGGGGGCGATCTGGGCGATCAGCAGGTTGGAGCCGACAAGATCGTCTTCGATAAAAAGAAGGACGATCAGGGACAGGAGACTGAAATCGCGGGGGACCAAGCGGCGTCGGACGCTACGGTTCAAGCGGTCTGGTTGCGCCAAGTGCAAACCAAACCGGCCGATTTCCTGAGGTCGAAGTTCGCGTTCCAACAAGCGGAACAAGACGCAGGAGAGACGCAATGAAGGTGCCGCGTGGGATGACGTTTGGGCTGGCCGTGATCGCACTCTGGGCGATGCCCTTTGCCGCCGGGGCGCCGGCGGCGGATGGCGATCCCGTTTCGATCGACGTGCCGGACAAAGAGGCTTGGATGGGACAGCGGCTGCCGATTTTTGTGAAGCTGCGCGGCAACGGTCCGTTTGTTGGAGCCGCTAGTTTTTCGATCCCCGAGATTCCCCGAGCCCTGTTGGTCAAGGTCGGCAGCCCGGTCGTCTCGTCGGAGGAAAAGGGGGACACGTCGTGGTTCATGCAAACGCACGAGTTCGCGTTGTTCTCGCAGGCAGCCGGAAAAGTCACGGTTCCCGCGTTTGAAGTCCGCTTCACCCACCGCGACGGATTCACCGGTCCTCAACAAGAACATGTGGAACAGGTGCCGGCGACCGATCTGCAGATCAAGCGGCCACCGGGATTGCCGGAGTCGGTCTTTCTGGTGACGACTGGGAAGCTAGCGATCAGCGAAACGTGGACTCCCGAACCGGGATCGGCGAAGCAGGGAGATGTCTTCCGGCGCACGATCGCTCAGACCGCCCAACAGACATCAGGCATGGCGCTCGCTCCGCCACCCACCACGGCTCCCGAAGGAATCAGCGTTTACGTCGGCAAACCGACCGTCGACGACAAGACTCAGCGAGGGGAGTTCAGCGGGACGCGCAGTGACACGATCACCTACATGCTCAAAGTAGCGGGGACGCTCACCATCCCAGGAATCAAATACATCTGGTGGAATCCGAAATCAGAAGAGTTTGGGACCAAGACGCTTCCCCCGGTGACATTCGAAGTGGCTGCCGCACCCAAGCCAGCTCCCCCGCCTCCTCCGCCACCAAGTCGGATGCGAATCGTGTTGATTGCGTTTCTGTGCATCGCGCTGTTGGGACTCGTGGTCTGGCAGTTCGACCGGATTCAATCTTGGACGATGACCGTGTGGCAGCGGTTGAATCCCGCCGATCGTGTCGCCGCGCGACATCTGATCCGAGCCTGTCATCGCAACGATGCCACGGCTGCCGAAGCGGCATGGGCCGACTGGCAAAATACTCAGCCTGCAAGTTACCAACCCTCCGCTGAACTGTTCGCCGCCGCGGCGGAACTGCATCGCATGCGCTACGGTCAGCGCGGCGAAGGGTCGGCTGCGTGGCAGGGGCAAGCGCTGGCTCAAGCGTTCCGCAAAGCGATCGATTCCCAGTCGGCTCGACGCTGCGATCGTCAACGCTCCCTTCCGGCGTTAAATCCTCGCGCCGTCGAATGAAGGCGCGGCAACTTCGCACGCTGCTGGGAAACGCGTCGGTATCAAACGTCGTCGCGCGACATGGTGCGGCGGAGATGTTCGACTAGGCCGGCCAGTTTGGCTTCGGAAAGCATGTTGGCGTGCGCTCCTTCGACTTCGATTACGTCCAAGTCATCGGTGTCGAAGACGTTGCCCCATCCCATGTTGGGATCGGTGGCGTCCTGGCCAGGCCAATCGGCGCGGAACTTGGCACGGTAGAGTGTCGCAGGCCCTTGGGCGGCCGTAGGGCGATACTCATCCAACGCCGTCATATTCATGGCGGCAACTTTTGCGTAGTTTCCTTTGGCGTTGATGATCCGTTCCAACCGCTGTTCCATCGTGATCCAACCGAAACGATGCTGGATCGCGGCGACTAAACCGGTCACGCGTTCGGCAAGGTATTTCCAACGCTGACACCCGTCGCACTGCCGCGCAAAACGCAGATGGAATGCGAATCGTTGATACAACGGCGCCAGTTTGGGCAGTCCGGTATAGGCATCGAGGATCGCAAGGGTCACCTGTTCGCCGGCACGACGCAATTGTTGAGAGATCTCATACGCGACGACTCCGCCAAACGAAAATCCGGCCAGATGATACGGTCCGTTTGGCATCACGCGACGGATCTCTTGAACGTGTCGGCTGGCGATCTCTTCGATACTTGTGCAGGGGGAACTATTGCCATCGAGGCCGTAGGGTTGCAGCCCATAAACGGGACGATCGTGTCCGATGGCGGCCGCCAGATCGCGGAAGTTGAGTAGATGGCCGTCGATTCCGGGCAGACAGAAGAGCGGAGCCGCCGTCGACGCGGATTGCTGCGGATCGATCCGCATGACTTCGTTCCAGCAGCCCTCGACCCGATCATCGTCCTGACGATACAGTTCCGCCAGCTTTGTGACGGTGGGACATTCCACGAGTTTCGTGATCGACAACGCCTGACCAAATTCGCTTTCCATCCGTGCGAACAGAAGAGCCGCCGCGAGAGAGTCTCCACCGCAATCGAAGAAGTTGCTGTGGGCATCGATTTGATCGGTGTCCAATACCGATCGCCAGATCTCCAACAGGCGTGCGATCAGTGGATCGTTGGGGCTCGAAGCTTCCGTCGCTTGCCTTTCCGAAGCATCAACCGATGGCGAGACCTTGGGCAAACGTTTGCGGTCGATCTTTCCACTGGCGGTTTTGGGAAAATCATCGACGATGCAGAACGCATTGGGCAGCATGTACGCTGGCAACCGCGACTGTAAAAATTGCTTGAGGTCATCGACGCGGATCTCTTCCGAATCGGACAACACATACGCGATCAAATGACCGCCCAGGCTGCTGGGGTCGAAACAAACAACGGCTTGTTTCACGTCGGCGTGCTGGTTGAGCACCGTCTCGATCTCGCTCAGTTCAACGCGGTGGCCGCGCAGTTTGATCTGATCATCATTGCGGCGGACGAATTCAAGTTCGCCATCCCAGTTGAGTCGACAGATGTCTCCGGTTCGATACATCCGATCGCACGCGGGTGTCGCCAACGGACCGCTCACAAAACGTTTCTGTGTCAGCGAGGGATTTTGGTAGTAGCCGCGTGCGACACAGGCGCCGCCGAGATACAGTTCGCCTTCGATTCCCTGAGGTAGCGGTTGCATGTGTTCGTCGAGAACCACGGCAACGCAACGATCGATCGGTTTGCCGATCGGCGGAATCGCAGGCCACGTGCTCGGATCCGCCGCCAAACGATAACCGGTCGCAACGTGGGTTTCGGTCGGCCCGTAGTGATTCCAAAGTCGACAGCCGGGTTGTTGTTGAAAGAACTTGCGAACCGCCGGCGTGATTTGCAACTGTTCGCCCGCCGTGATCACCTCGCGAAGCGACGCCTCTCGCGCCGAATCCCCCGCGATCTCACAAAGCGTTCGCAGCCCAACAAATGGAACAAAGATTCGACCAATCTTCGCGTCGACGATGAACTTCCACAATCGGTGCAGGTCTTGTTGCCGATCTTCGCTTACCAGCTCCAACTGACCGCCGCTGCACAGCGTGGCAAAGATCTCCTGGAAGGAGACATCAAATCCCAACGACGCAAACTGCAGCGTCTTGGTCGTTTGATCGGACTGCGAGTTTTCTAACTGCCATGCGATCAGATTGCCGACCGCTCCGTGAGTCATCGCCACGCCCTTGGGCTTGCCCGTCGATCCGGAGGTATACAGGATGTATGCCAAATTTTCAGCCGATAGAGCCGGCGATTCGATCGGGGACGCCGGATCCTTGGAAAAATCGAAGGTATCCAGCCGCAGACACGGCGTCGCCGATTCGTTGAGTTCCAAATCGTCGGTCAATCCCGTCAGCGTCAGCAACACGCGTGGTTGGCAATCGTCGAGGATCTGTTTGCGGCGGTGCCGTGGCAACGCGGGATCGATCGGAACATAACACCCGCCAGCCTTCAAGACCGCCAAAACCGCAATCACCATCTCTGGCGAACGCGTGATGCTGAGCGCGACCGGTAGATCGGGAAGCACTCCCATTTCGATCAACCGCGATGCCAAGATCGTCGCGCGGCGATCGAGTTCCGCATAGGAGAACGTTTGCTCTTCAAAACAGACAGCC
Above is a genomic segment from Rosistilla ulvae containing:
- a CDS encoding tetratricopeptide repeat protein, which produces MIWKTGAAVVAISWIGLWMTGDQHGDRLMQAEKFADAAAVYNDPMRQGVAWYRAGEFEKATQSFARVATPEAQFNQGNCWVMLGKYDKAVASYDQAIDQRPDWTQALENRDLAAARAKMLELKGGDLGDQQVGADKIVFDKKKDDQGQETEIAGDQAASDATVQAVWLRQVQTKPADFLRSKFAFQQAEQDAGETQ
- a CDS encoding BatD family protein; protein product: MKVPRGMTFGLAVIALWAMPFAAGAPAADGDPVSIDVPDKEAWMGQRLPIFVKLRGNGPFVGAASFSIPEIPRALLVKVGSPVVSSEEKGDTSWFMQTHEFALFSQAAGKVTVPAFEVRFTHRDGFTGPQQEHVEQVPATDLQIKRPPGLPESVFLVTTGKLAISETWTPEPGSAKQGDVFRRTIAQTAQQTSGMALAPPPTTAPEGISVYVGKPTVDDKTQRGEFSGTRSDTITYMLKVAGTLTIPGIKYIWWNPKSEEFGTKTLPPVTFEVAAAPKPAPPPPPPPSRMRIVLIAFLCIALLGLVVWQFDRIQSWTMTVWQRLNPADRVAARHLIRACHRNDATAAEAAWADWQNTQPASYQPSAELFAAAAELHRMRYGQRGEGSAAWQGQALAQAFRKAIDSQSARRCDRQRSLPALNPRAVE